Proteins from a genomic interval of Panthera tigris isolate Pti1 chromosome A2, P.tigris_Pti1_mat1.1, whole genome shotgun sequence:
- the TCF3 gene encoding transcription factor E2-alpha isoform X3, whose product MNQPQRMAPVGTDKELSDLLDFSMMFPLPGASGKGRPTPLAGAQFGGSGLEDRPSSGSWGTGDQNSSSFDPSRAYGEGTHFPEPHDSLSPSTFLGPGLTGKGSERSAYTAFGRDAGVGGLSQAGFLPSELALSSPGPLSPSGTKGGSQYYSYAGHPRRRAAESGLDTQPKKVRKVPPGLPSSVYPSSSGDDYGRDTAAYPPAKTPGGTYPTPFYTADGSLQPSAELWNPPGQAGFGPVLGGGFGGLQPHERMGYQLHGAEVNGRLPAVPTFSLAPAAAYGSAPSHTPPVSGADGLLGSRGTSAGSSGDALGKALASIYSPDHSSNNFSSSPSTPVGSPQGLAGTSQWTRTGAPGALSPSYDGGRHSLNKVEDRLDEAIHVLRSHAVGTAADGHGLLPGHGALASGFPGPVLPLGGRHASLVGGGHSEETPTGGGNLAHSHVALPSQPGPLPDLSRPPESYSGLGRASAVSGTGEIKREEKEDEEDASVADNSEEEKKELKPPRTRTSTEEVLSLEEKDLRDRERRMANNARERVRVRDINEAFRELGRMCQMHLKSDKAQTKLLILQQAVQVILGLEQQVRERNLNPKAACLKRREEEKVSGVVGDPQMVLSAAHPGLSEPHNPGGHM is encoded by the exons ATGAACCAGCCACAGAGGATGGCACCCGTGGGCACGGACAAGGAGCTCAGTGATCTCCTGGACTTCAGCATG aTGTTCCCGTTGCCGGGGGCCAGCGGCAAGGGCCGGCCCACCCCCCTGGCTGGTGCCCAGTTTGGAGGCTCAG GTCTCGAGGACCGACCCAGCTCGGGCTCCTGGGGCACCGGCGACCAGAACAGCTCCTCCTTTGACCCCAGCCGG GCCTACGGCGAAGGCACGCACTTCCCTGAGCCCCACGACAGCCTCTCTCCGTCCACATTCCTGGGACCTGGGCTCACGG GCAAGGGCAGCGAGCGGAGCGCATACACTGCCTTCGGGAGAGATGCGGGTGTTGGCGGCCTGAGTCAG GCTGGCTTCCTGCCCAGCGAGCTGGCCCTCAGCAGCCCGGGGCCACTGTCCCCTTCGGGCACCAAGGGTGGCTCCCAGTATTACTCCTACGCCGGCCACCCTCGGCGGAGAGCCGCGGAGAGCGGACTGG ACACACAGCCCAAGAAGGTCCGGAAGGTGCCGCCAGGTCTCCCGTCTTCG GTGTACCCGTCCAGCTCAGGTGACGACTACGGCAGGGACACCGCCGCCTACCCACCCGCCAAGACCCCCGGCGGCACCTACCCTACCCCCTTCTACACGGCAG ATGGCAGCCTGCAGCCTTCGGCCGAGCTCTGGAATCCCCCGGGCCAGGCAGGCTTCGGGCCCGTGCTGGGCGGGGGCTTCGGCGGCCTGCAGCCACACGAGCGCATG GGCTACCAGCTGCACGGAGCGGAGGTGAACGGACGGCTGCCAGCGGTGCCCACCTTCTCCTTGGCCCCCGCAGCCGCCTACGGCAGCGCCCCCAGCCACACGCCCCCCGTCAGCGGGGCCGACGGCCTCCTGG GCTCCCGCGGGACGTCGGCCGGCAGCTCTGGGGACGCCCTCGGGAAGGCATTGGCCTCG ATCTACTCCCCGGATCACTCGAGCAATAACTTCTCTTCCAGCCCCTCGACCCCCGTGGGCTCCCCTCAGGGCCTGGCAG GGACGTCTCAGTGGACCCGAACAGGAGCCCCCGGTGCCTTATCGCCCAGCTACGATGGGGGTCGTCACAGCCTG AACAAGGTAGAGGACCGCCTGGACGAGGCCATCCACGTGCTGCGCAGTCACGCGGTGGGCACGGCAGCTGATGGTCACGGGCTGCTGCCTGGCCACGGGGCCCTGGCCTCCGGCTTCCCCGGCCCCGTCCTGCCCCTGGGTGGGCGACACGCCAGCCTG gTGGGAGGCGGCCATTCGGAAGAAACGCCCACAGGCGGCGGCAACCTCGCGCACAGCCACGTAGCCCTCCCCAGCcagcccggccccctccccgaCCTCTCTCGGCCACCAGAGTCCTACAGTG GGCTCGGGCGCGCCAGTGCCGTCTCGGGTACCGGTGAGATCAAACGGGAGGAGAAGGAAGACGAGGAGGACGCCTCAGTGGCTGACAACtcggaagaggagaagaaggagttGAAGCCCCCCCGGACTCGGACCAG TACGGAGGAGGTGCTGTCCCTGGAGGAGAAAGACCTGAGGGACCGGGAGAGGCGCATGGCCAATAACGCGCGGGAGCGGGTGCGCGTGCGCGACATTAACGAGGCCTTCCGGGAGCTGGGGCGCATGTGCCAGATGCACCTCAAGTCGGACAAGGCGCAGACCAAGCTGCTCATCCTGCAGCAGGCCGTGCAGGTCATTCTGGGCCTGGAGCAGCAGGTGCGAG AGCGTAACCTGAACCCCAAAGCGGCCTGCTTGAAGcgcagagaagaggagaaggtgtCGGGCGTGGTCGGAGACCCCCAGATGGTGCTTTCGGCGGCCCACCCGGGCCTGAGTGAGCCCCACAACCCCGGCGGGCACATGTGA
- the TCF3 gene encoding transcription factor E2-alpha isoform X6, with protein sequence MNQPQRMAPVGTDKELSDLLDFSMMFPLPGASGKGRPTPLAGAQFGGSGLEDRPSSGSWGTGDQNSSSFDPSRAYGEGTHFPEPHDSLSPSTFLGPGLTGKGSERSAYTAFGRDAGVGGLSQAGFLPSELALSSPGPLSPSGTKGGSQYYSYAGHPRRRAAESGLDTQPKKVRKVPPGLPSSVYPSSSGDDYGRDTAAYPPAKTPGGTYPTPFYTADGSLQPSAELWNPPGQAGFGPVLGGGFGGLQPHERMGYQLHGAEVNGRLPAVPTFSLAPAAAYGSAPSHTPPVSGADGLLGSRGTSAGSSGDALGKALASIYSPDHSSNNFSSSPSTPVGSPQGLAGTSQWTRTGAPGALSPSYDGGRHSLNKVEDRLDEAIHVLRSHAVGTAADGHGLLPGHGALASGFPGPVLPLGGRHASLVGGGHSEETPTGGGNLAHSHVALPSQPGPLPDLSRPPESYSGLGRASAVSGTGEIKREEKEDEEDASVADNSEEEKKELKPPRTRTSPDEDEDDLLPPEQKAEREKERRVANNARERLRVRDINEAFKELGRMCQLHLNSEKPQTKLLILHQAVSVILNLEQQSVT encoded by the exons ATGAACCAGCCACAGAGGATGGCACCCGTGGGCACGGACAAGGAGCTCAGTGATCTCCTGGACTTCAGCATG aTGTTCCCGTTGCCGGGGGCCAGCGGCAAGGGCCGGCCCACCCCCCTGGCTGGTGCCCAGTTTGGAGGCTCAG GTCTCGAGGACCGACCCAGCTCGGGCTCCTGGGGCACCGGCGACCAGAACAGCTCCTCCTTTGACCCCAGCCGG GCCTACGGCGAAGGCACGCACTTCCCTGAGCCCCACGACAGCCTCTCTCCGTCCACATTCCTGGGACCTGGGCTCACGG GCAAGGGCAGCGAGCGGAGCGCATACACTGCCTTCGGGAGAGATGCGGGTGTTGGCGGCCTGAGTCAG GCTGGCTTCCTGCCCAGCGAGCTGGCCCTCAGCAGCCCGGGGCCACTGTCCCCTTCGGGCACCAAGGGTGGCTCCCAGTATTACTCCTACGCCGGCCACCCTCGGCGGAGAGCCGCGGAGAGCGGACTGG ACACACAGCCCAAGAAGGTCCGGAAGGTGCCGCCAGGTCTCCCGTCTTCG GTGTACCCGTCCAGCTCAGGTGACGACTACGGCAGGGACACCGCCGCCTACCCACCCGCCAAGACCCCCGGCGGCACCTACCCTACCCCCTTCTACACGGCAG ATGGCAGCCTGCAGCCTTCGGCCGAGCTCTGGAATCCCCCGGGCCAGGCAGGCTTCGGGCCCGTGCTGGGCGGGGGCTTCGGCGGCCTGCAGCCACACGAGCGCATG GGCTACCAGCTGCACGGAGCGGAGGTGAACGGACGGCTGCCAGCGGTGCCCACCTTCTCCTTGGCCCCCGCAGCCGCCTACGGCAGCGCCCCCAGCCACACGCCCCCCGTCAGCGGGGCCGACGGCCTCCTGG GCTCCCGCGGGACGTCGGCCGGCAGCTCTGGGGACGCCCTCGGGAAGGCATTGGCCTCG ATCTACTCCCCGGATCACTCGAGCAATAACTTCTCTTCCAGCCCCTCGACCCCCGTGGGCTCCCCTCAGGGCCTGGCAG GGACGTCTCAGTGGACCCGAACAGGAGCCCCCGGTGCCTTATCGCCCAGCTACGATGGGGGTCGTCACAGCCTG AACAAGGTAGAGGACCGCCTGGACGAGGCCATCCACGTGCTGCGCAGTCACGCGGTGGGCACGGCAGCTGATGGTCACGGGCTGCTGCCTGGCCACGGGGCCCTGGCCTCCGGCTTCCCCGGCCCCGTCCTGCCCCTGGGTGGGCGACACGCCAGCCTG gTGGGAGGCGGCCATTCGGAAGAAACGCCCACAGGCGGCGGCAACCTCGCGCACAGCCACGTAGCCCTCCCCAGCcagcccggccccctccccgaCCTCTCTCGGCCACCAGAGTCCTACAGTG GGCTCGGGCGCGCCAGTGCCGTCTCGGGTACCGGTGAGATCAAACGGGAGGAGAAGGAAGACGAGGAGGACGCCTCAGTGGCTGACAACtcggaagaggagaagaaggagttGAAGCCCCCCCGGACTCGGACCAG cccggacgaggacgaggacgaccTTCTCCCCCCAGAGCAGAAGGCTGAGCGGGAGAAGGAGCGCCGGGTGGCCAATAACGCTCGGGAGCGGCTGCGGGTCCGAGACATCAATGAGGCTTTTAAGGAGCTGGGGCGCATGTGCCAGCTGCACCTCAACAGTGAGAAGCCCCAGACCAAACTGCTCATCCTGCACCAGGCCGTGTCGGTCATCCTGAACCTGGAGCAGCAG AGCGTAACCTGA
- the TCF3 gene encoding transcription factor E2-alpha isoform X1: protein MNQPQRMAPVGTDKELSDLLDFSMMFPLPGASGKGRPTPLAGAQFGGSGLEDRPSSGSWGTGDQNSSSFDPSRAYGEGTHFPEPHDSLSPSTFLGPGLTGKGSERSAYTAFGRDAGVGGLSQAGFLPSELALSSPGPLSPSGTKGGSQYYSYAGHPRRRAAESGLDTQPKKVRKVPPGLPSSVYPSSSGDDYGRDTAAYPPAKTPGGTYPTPFYTADGSLQPSAELWNPPGQAGFGPVLGGGFGGLQPHERMGYQLHGAEVNGRLPAVPTFSLAPAAAYGSAPSHTPPVSGADGLLGSRGTSAGSSGDALGKALASIYSPDHSSNNFSSSPSTPVGSPQGLAGTSQWTRTGAPGALSPSYDGGRHSLNKVEDRLDEAIHVLRSHAVGTAADGHGLLPGHGALASGFPGPVLPLGGRHASLVGGGHSEETPTGGGNLAHSHVALPSQPGPLPDLSRPPESYSGLGRASAVSGTGEIKREEKEDEEDASVADNSEEEKKELKPPRTRTSPDEDEDDLLPPEQKAEREKERRVANNARERLRVRDINEAFKELGRMCQLHLNSEKPQTKLLILHQAVSVILNLEQQVRERNLNPKAACLKRREEEKVSGVVGDPQMVLSAAHPGLSEPHNPGGHM, encoded by the exons ATGAACCAGCCACAGAGGATGGCACCCGTGGGCACGGACAAGGAGCTCAGTGATCTCCTGGACTTCAGCATG aTGTTCCCGTTGCCGGGGGCCAGCGGCAAGGGCCGGCCCACCCCCCTGGCTGGTGCCCAGTTTGGAGGCTCAG GTCTCGAGGACCGACCCAGCTCGGGCTCCTGGGGCACCGGCGACCAGAACAGCTCCTCCTTTGACCCCAGCCGG GCCTACGGCGAAGGCACGCACTTCCCTGAGCCCCACGACAGCCTCTCTCCGTCCACATTCCTGGGACCTGGGCTCACGG GCAAGGGCAGCGAGCGGAGCGCATACACTGCCTTCGGGAGAGATGCGGGTGTTGGCGGCCTGAGTCAG GCTGGCTTCCTGCCCAGCGAGCTGGCCCTCAGCAGCCCGGGGCCACTGTCCCCTTCGGGCACCAAGGGTGGCTCCCAGTATTACTCCTACGCCGGCCACCCTCGGCGGAGAGCCGCGGAGAGCGGACTGG ACACACAGCCCAAGAAGGTCCGGAAGGTGCCGCCAGGTCTCCCGTCTTCG GTGTACCCGTCCAGCTCAGGTGACGACTACGGCAGGGACACCGCCGCCTACCCACCCGCCAAGACCCCCGGCGGCACCTACCCTACCCCCTTCTACACGGCAG ATGGCAGCCTGCAGCCTTCGGCCGAGCTCTGGAATCCCCCGGGCCAGGCAGGCTTCGGGCCCGTGCTGGGCGGGGGCTTCGGCGGCCTGCAGCCACACGAGCGCATG GGCTACCAGCTGCACGGAGCGGAGGTGAACGGACGGCTGCCAGCGGTGCCCACCTTCTCCTTGGCCCCCGCAGCCGCCTACGGCAGCGCCCCCAGCCACACGCCCCCCGTCAGCGGGGCCGACGGCCTCCTGG GCTCCCGCGGGACGTCGGCCGGCAGCTCTGGGGACGCCCTCGGGAAGGCATTGGCCTCG ATCTACTCCCCGGATCACTCGAGCAATAACTTCTCTTCCAGCCCCTCGACCCCCGTGGGCTCCCCTCAGGGCCTGGCAG GGACGTCTCAGTGGACCCGAACAGGAGCCCCCGGTGCCTTATCGCCCAGCTACGATGGGGGTCGTCACAGCCTG AACAAGGTAGAGGACCGCCTGGACGAGGCCATCCACGTGCTGCGCAGTCACGCGGTGGGCACGGCAGCTGATGGTCACGGGCTGCTGCCTGGCCACGGGGCCCTGGCCTCCGGCTTCCCCGGCCCCGTCCTGCCCCTGGGTGGGCGACACGCCAGCCTG gTGGGAGGCGGCCATTCGGAAGAAACGCCCACAGGCGGCGGCAACCTCGCGCACAGCCACGTAGCCCTCCCCAGCcagcccggccccctccccgaCCTCTCTCGGCCACCAGAGTCCTACAGTG GGCTCGGGCGCGCCAGTGCCGTCTCGGGTACCGGTGAGATCAAACGGGAGGAGAAGGAAGACGAGGAGGACGCCTCAGTGGCTGACAACtcggaagaggagaagaaggagttGAAGCCCCCCCGGACTCGGACCAG cccggacgaggacgaggacgaccTTCTCCCCCCAGAGCAGAAGGCTGAGCGGGAGAAGGAGCGCCGGGTGGCCAATAACGCTCGGGAGCGGCTGCGGGTCCGAGACATCAATGAGGCTTTTAAGGAGCTGGGGCGCATGTGCCAGCTGCACCTCAACAGTGAGAAGCCCCAGACCAAACTGCTCATCCTGCACCAGGCCGTGTCGGTCATCCTGAACCTGGAGCAGCAGGTGCGAG AGCGTAACCTGAACCCCAAAGCGGCCTGCTTGAAGcgcagagaagaggagaaggtgtCGGGCGTGGTCGGAGACCCCCAGATGGTGCTTTCGGCGGCCCACCCGGGCCTGAGTGAGCCCCACAACCCCGGCGGGCACATGTGA
- the TCF3 gene encoding transcription factor E2-alpha isoform X2, giving the protein MNQPQRMAPVGTDKELSDLLDFSMMFPLPGASGKGRPTPLAGAQFGGSGLEDRPSSGSWGTGDQNSSSFDPSRAYGEGTHFPEPHDSLSPSTFLGPGLTGKGSERSAYTAFGRDAGVGGLSQAGFLPSELALSSPGPLSPSGTKGGSQYYSYAGHPRRRAAESGLDTQPKKVRKVPPGLPSSVYPSSSGDDYGRDTAAYPPAKTPGGTYPTPFYTADGSLQPSAELWNPPGQAGFGPVLGGGFGGLQPHERMGYQLHGAEVNGRLPAVPTFSLAPAAAYGSAPSHTPPVSGADGLLGSRGTSAGSSGDALGKALASIYSPDHSSNNFSSSPSTPVGSPQGLAGTSQWTRTGAPGALSPSYDGGRHSLNKVEDRLDEAIHVLRSHAVGTAADGHGLLPGHGALASGFPGPVLPLGGRHASLVGGGHSEETPTGGGNLAHSHVALPSQPGPLPDLSRPPESYSGLGRASAVSGTGEIKREEKEDEEDASVADNSEEEKKELKPPRTRTSSTEEVLSLEEKDLRDRERRMANNARERVRVRDINEAFRELGRMCQMHLKSDKAQTKLLILQQAVQVILGLEQQVRERNLNPKAACLKRREEEKVSGVVGDPQMVLSAAHPGLSEPHNPGGHM; this is encoded by the exons ATGAACCAGCCACAGAGGATGGCACCCGTGGGCACGGACAAGGAGCTCAGTGATCTCCTGGACTTCAGCATG aTGTTCCCGTTGCCGGGGGCCAGCGGCAAGGGCCGGCCCACCCCCCTGGCTGGTGCCCAGTTTGGAGGCTCAG GTCTCGAGGACCGACCCAGCTCGGGCTCCTGGGGCACCGGCGACCAGAACAGCTCCTCCTTTGACCCCAGCCGG GCCTACGGCGAAGGCACGCACTTCCCTGAGCCCCACGACAGCCTCTCTCCGTCCACATTCCTGGGACCTGGGCTCACGG GCAAGGGCAGCGAGCGGAGCGCATACACTGCCTTCGGGAGAGATGCGGGTGTTGGCGGCCTGAGTCAG GCTGGCTTCCTGCCCAGCGAGCTGGCCCTCAGCAGCCCGGGGCCACTGTCCCCTTCGGGCACCAAGGGTGGCTCCCAGTATTACTCCTACGCCGGCCACCCTCGGCGGAGAGCCGCGGAGAGCGGACTGG ACACACAGCCCAAGAAGGTCCGGAAGGTGCCGCCAGGTCTCCCGTCTTCG GTGTACCCGTCCAGCTCAGGTGACGACTACGGCAGGGACACCGCCGCCTACCCACCCGCCAAGACCCCCGGCGGCACCTACCCTACCCCCTTCTACACGGCAG ATGGCAGCCTGCAGCCTTCGGCCGAGCTCTGGAATCCCCCGGGCCAGGCAGGCTTCGGGCCCGTGCTGGGCGGGGGCTTCGGCGGCCTGCAGCCACACGAGCGCATG GGCTACCAGCTGCACGGAGCGGAGGTGAACGGACGGCTGCCAGCGGTGCCCACCTTCTCCTTGGCCCCCGCAGCCGCCTACGGCAGCGCCCCCAGCCACACGCCCCCCGTCAGCGGGGCCGACGGCCTCCTGG GCTCCCGCGGGACGTCGGCCGGCAGCTCTGGGGACGCCCTCGGGAAGGCATTGGCCTCG ATCTACTCCCCGGATCACTCGAGCAATAACTTCTCTTCCAGCCCCTCGACCCCCGTGGGCTCCCCTCAGGGCCTGGCAG GGACGTCTCAGTGGACCCGAACAGGAGCCCCCGGTGCCTTATCGCCCAGCTACGATGGGGGTCGTCACAGCCTG AACAAGGTAGAGGACCGCCTGGACGAGGCCATCCACGTGCTGCGCAGTCACGCGGTGGGCACGGCAGCTGATGGTCACGGGCTGCTGCCTGGCCACGGGGCCCTGGCCTCCGGCTTCCCCGGCCCCGTCCTGCCCCTGGGTGGGCGACACGCCAGCCTG gTGGGAGGCGGCCATTCGGAAGAAACGCCCACAGGCGGCGGCAACCTCGCGCACAGCCACGTAGCCCTCCCCAGCcagcccggccccctccccgaCCTCTCTCGGCCACCAGAGTCCTACAGTG GGCTCGGGCGCGCCAGTGCCGTCTCGGGTACCGGTGAGATCAAACGGGAGGAGAAGGAAGACGAGGAGGACGCCTCAGTGGCTGACAACtcggaagaggagaagaaggagttGAAGCCCCCCCGGACTCGGACCAG CAGTACGGAGGAGGTGCTGTCCCTGGAGGAGAAAGACCTGAGGGACCGGGAGAGGCGCATGGCCAATAACGCGCGGGAGCGGGTGCGCGTGCGCGACATTAACGAGGCCTTCCGGGAGCTGGGGCGCATGTGCCAGATGCACCTCAAGTCGGACAAGGCGCAGACCAAGCTGCTCATCCTGCAGCAGGCCGTGCAGGTCATTCTGGGCCTGGAGCAGCAGGTGCGAG AGCGTAACCTGAACCCCAAAGCGGCCTGCTTGAAGcgcagagaagaggagaaggtgtCGGGCGTGGTCGGAGACCCCCAGATGGTGCTTTCGGCGGCCCACCCGGGCCTGAGTGAGCCCCACAACCCCGGCGGGCACATGTGA
- the TCF3 gene encoding transcription factor E2-alpha isoform X7, with protein MNQPQRMAPVGTDKELSDLLDFSMMFPLPGASGKGRPTPLAGAQFGGSGLEDRPSSGSWGTGDQNSSSFDPSRAYGEGTHFPEPHDSLSPSTFLGPGLTGKGSERSAYTAFGRDAGVGGLSQAGFLPSELALSSPGPLSPSGTKGGSQYYSYAGHPRRRAAESGLDTQPKKVRKVPPGLPSSVYPSSSGDDYGRDTAAYPPAKTPGGTYPTPFYTADGSLQPSAELWNPPGQAGFGPVLGGGFGGLQPHERMGYQLHGAEVNGRLPAVPTFSLAPAAAYGSAPSHTPPVSGADGLLGSRGTSAGSSGDALGKALASIYSPDHSSNNFSSSPSTPVGSPQGLAGTSQWTRTGAPGALSPSYDGGRHSLNKVEDRLDEAIHVLRSHAVGTAADGHGLLPGHGALASGFPGPVLPLGGRHASLVGGGHSEETPTGGGNLAHSHVALPSQPGPLPDLSRPPESYSGLGRASAVSGTGEIKREEKEDEEDASVADNSEEEKKELKPPRTRTSSTEEVLSLEEKDLRDRERRMANNARERVRVRDINEAFRELGRMCQMHLKSDKAQTKLLILQQAVQVILGLEQQSVT; from the exons ATGAACCAGCCACAGAGGATGGCACCCGTGGGCACGGACAAGGAGCTCAGTGATCTCCTGGACTTCAGCATG aTGTTCCCGTTGCCGGGGGCCAGCGGCAAGGGCCGGCCCACCCCCCTGGCTGGTGCCCAGTTTGGAGGCTCAG GTCTCGAGGACCGACCCAGCTCGGGCTCCTGGGGCACCGGCGACCAGAACAGCTCCTCCTTTGACCCCAGCCGG GCCTACGGCGAAGGCACGCACTTCCCTGAGCCCCACGACAGCCTCTCTCCGTCCACATTCCTGGGACCTGGGCTCACGG GCAAGGGCAGCGAGCGGAGCGCATACACTGCCTTCGGGAGAGATGCGGGTGTTGGCGGCCTGAGTCAG GCTGGCTTCCTGCCCAGCGAGCTGGCCCTCAGCAGCCCGGGGCCACTGTCCCCTTCGGGCACCAAGGGTGGCTCCCAGTATTACTCCTACGCCGGCCACCCTCGGCGGAGAGCCGCGGAGAGCGGACTGG ACACACAGCCCAAGAAGGTCCGGAAGGTGCCGCCAGGTCTCCCGTCTTCG GTGTACCCGTCCAGCTCAGGTGACGACTACGGCAGGGACACCGCCGCCTACCCACCCGCCAAGACCCCCGGCGGCACCTACCCTACCCCCTTCTACACGGCAG ATGGCAGCCTGCAGCCTTCGGCCGAGCTCTGGAATCCCCCGGGCCAGGCAGGCTTCGGGCCCGTGCTGGGCGGGGGCTTCGGCGGCCTGCAGCCACACGAGCGCATG GGCTACCAGCTGCACGGAGCGGAGGTGAACGGACGGCTGCCAGCGGTGCCCACCTTCTCCTTGGCCCCCGCAGCCGCCTACGGCAGCGCCCCCAGCCACACGCCCCCCGTCAGCGGGGCCGACGGCCTCCTGG GCTCCCGCGGGACGTCGGCCGGCAGCTCTGGGGACGCCCTCGGGAAGGCATTGGCCTCG ATCTACTCCCCGGATCACTCGAGCAATAACTTCTCTTCCAGCCCCTCGACCCCCGTGGGCTCCCCTCAGGGCCTGGCAG GGACGTCTCAGTGGACCCGAACAGGAGCCCCCGGTGCCTTATCGCCCAGCTACGATGGGGGTCGTCACAGCCTG AACAAGGTAGAGGACCGCCTGGACGAGGCCATCCACGTGCTGCGCAGTCACGCGGTGGGCACGGCAGCTGATGGTCACGGGCTGCTGCCTGGCCACGGGGCCCTGGCCTCCGGCTTCCCCGGCCCCGTCCTGCCCCTGGGTGGGCGACACGCCAGCCTG gTGGGAGGCGGCCATTCGGAAGAAACGCCCACAGGCGGCGGCAACCTCGCGCACAGCCACGTAGCCCTCCCCAGCcagcccggccccctccccgaCCTCTCTCGGCCACCAGAGTCCTACAGTG GGCTCGGGCGCGCCAGTGCCGTCTCGGGTACCGGTGAGATCAAACGGGAGGAGAAGGAAGACGAGGAGGACGCCTCAGTGGCTGACAACtcggaagaggagaagaaggagttGAAGCCCCCCCGGACTCGGACCAG CAGTACGGAGGAGGTGCTGTCCCTGGAGGAGAAAGACCTGAGGGACCGGGAGAGGCGCATGGCCAATAACGCGCGGGAGCGGGTGCGCGTGCGCGACATTAACGAGGCCTTCCGGGAGCTGGGGCGCATGTGCCAGATGCACCTCAAGTCGGACAAGGCGCAGACCAAGCTGCTCATCCTGCAGCAGGCCGTGCAGGTCATTCTGGGCCTGGAGCAGCAG AGCGTAACCTGA